One window from the genome of Rhodobacteraceae bacterium S2214 encodes:
- the hisB gene encoding imidazoleglycerol-phosphate dehydratase HisB has protein sequence MRTATITRKTAETDITVTLNLDGTGIYDNQTGVGFFDHMLDQLSRHALIDMTVRASGDLHIDDHHTVEDVGIAIGQALTEAMGDKKGIVRYGSCHLAMDDAQVRCALDLSARPYLICNLDLPFGKIGTFDTELVREFFQALSTHGGITLHIDKLHGFNAHHIVEAAFKSVARALRDALETDPRKADAIPSTKGAL, from the coding sequence ATGCGGACTGCAACGATCACGCGCAAAACGGCTGAAACCGATATCACCGTCACCCTAAACCTTGATGGCACAGGGATTTATGACAACCAGACGGGCGTGGGTTTCTTTGACCACATGCTGGACCAGCTGTCGCGCCATGCGTTGATTGACATGACAGTACGGGCGTCGGGTGATCTACACATCGACGACCACCACACGGTCGAAGACGTAGGCATCGCGATTGGCCAAGCATTGACCGAAGCGATGGGCGATAAAAAGGGTATCGTACGCTACGGGTCCTGCCACCTTGCGATGGACGACGCGCAGGTCCGCTGTGCGCTTGACCTGTCCGCACGCCCCTATCTGATCTGCAACCTTGATCTACCATTCGGCAAGATCGGAACGTTCGACACGGAACTGGTGCGCGAATTTTTCCAAGCGCTGTCGACACACGGCGGCATCACGCTGCACATCGACAAGCTGCACGGGTTTAACGCCCACCACATCGTCGAAGCCGCGTTTAAATCTGTGGCACGCGCGTTGCGCGATGCGCTGGAAACGGACCCGCGTAAAGCAGACGCTATTCCGTCGACTAAGGGTGCACTATGA
- a CDS encoding DUF2147 domain-containing protein translates to MKTLVLAAVAAMSMATTAVAQEAVYGEWKSQPGETGGYIHVRLGPCGSNVCGEITQVVGNDNTSIVGRTIIQGMSPQGGGSYTGGTIWAPDTDKTYKSDMTMNGNNSMVVRGCVGVCTALTSRSQTWTRVR, encoded by the coding sequence ATGAAGACTTTGGTATTGGCGGCGGTTGCTGCGATGTCGATGGCGACCACTGCTGTGGCGCAAGAAGCCGTCTATGGCGAATGGAAATCCCAGCCGGGCGAAACCGGTGGTTACATCCACGTGCGCCTTGGGCCGTGTGGGTCAAACGTGTGCGGTGAAATCACGCAAGTGGTTGGCAACGACAACACGTCCATTGTTGGTCGCACGATCATTCAGGGCATGTCACCGCAGGGTGGCGGGTCTTATACCGGCGGCACGATCTGGGCGCCTGATACAGACAAAACGTACAAATCCGACATGACCATGAACGGTAACAATTCAATGGTTGTTCGTGGCTGTGTTGGTGTTTGCACAGCGCTGACAAGCCGTTCACAGACGTGGACGCGTGTACGCTAA
- the hisA gene encoding 1-(5-phosphoribosyl)-5-[(5-phosphoribosylamino)methylideneamino]imidazole-4-carboxamide isomerase yields MILYPAIDLKDGNAVRLVHGDMDQTTVFNDDPAAQARSFVEAGCEWLHLVDLNGAFAGEPVNAAPVEAILKACKVPTQLGGGIRDMATIERWLDRGLTRVILGTVAVENPDLVREAAKAFPNQVAVGLDARNGRVATRGWAEETDVMVTDLAKSFEDAGIAAIIYTDILRDGAMKGPNIDATAALARAVDIPVIASGGVSSLADLKALKETDVISGAISGRALYDGAIDLAEAMALLTA; encoded by the coding sequence ATGATCCTTTATCCCGCAATTGATCTTAAAGACGGTAACGCTGTGCGGCTTGTGCACGGCGATATGGATCAAACAACCGTCTTCAACGACGATCCGGCTGCACAGGCGCGCAGCTTTGTTGAAGCGGGTTGCGAATGGCTGCACCTTGTTGACCTGAACGGTGCCTTCGCAGGGGAACCGGTAAACGCCGCACCAGTTGAGGCGATCCTAAAGGCCTGCAAGGTCCCGACCCAATTGGGTGGCGGTATCCGCGACATGGCCACGATCGAACGTTGGCTAGACCGCGGTTTGACCCGCGTTATTCTTGGCACGGTTGCTGTCGAAAACCCTGATTTGGTGCGCGAAGCTGCAAAGGCATTCCCGAACCAAGTAGCCGTCGGCCTTGATGCACGTAACGGGCGCGTCGCCACACGCGGCTGGGCCGAAGAAACCGACGTCATGGTCACCGATCTGGCCAAATCGTTTGAGGACGCAGGGATTGCCGCGATCATCTATACAGACATTCTACGTGATGGCGCGATGAAAGGCCCTAACATTGATGCAACAGCCGCCCTCGCCCGCGCCGTCGATATTCCGGTGATTGCGTCTGGCGGTGTGTCGTCGCTTGCAGACCTCAAAGCGCTGAAAGAAACAGACGTGATTTCCGGCGCGATTTCAGGCCGTGCGCTTTATGATGGGGCCATCGATCTGGCCGAAGCAATGGCCTTGCTCACTGCATAA
- a CDS encoding transglycosylase SLT domain-containing protein produces the protein MCLALACSVASCGFIPVRSPEVAAQSQGTRDDIGLYPGETREMRTLVQKYAACHGIPESLLHRVIQRESDYRAGARNGPYWGLMQILPQTARTMGHRGTPESLLNAETNLLYAGRYLRGAWLLSNGDEATAVSWYARGYYYEARDRGLLVETGLRPGGERSCAAEAQLL, from the coding sequence ATGTGTCTCGCCCTTGCCTGCTCTGTCGCCAGTTGCGGGTTTATTCCCGTAAGATCGCCAGAGGTCGCAGCGCAATCGCAAGGCACGCGCGACGATATCGGACTTTACCCTGGTGAAACCCGCGAAATGCGGACCTTGGTGCAGAAATATGCGGCCTGCCATGGCATTCCCGAAAGCCTGCTACACCGCGTGATCCAACGCGAAAGCGATTATCGGGCGGGCGCACGCAACGGCCCTTACTGGGGTTTGATGCAGATTTTGCCGCAGACAGCCCGCACGATGGGGCATCGCGGCACGCCTGAAAGCCTGCTGAATGCGGAAACGAATTTGCTTTATGCGGGGCGATATCTGCGAGGTGCTTGGTTGCTTTCGAACGGCGACGAAGCCACGGCTGTGAGTTGGTATGCCCGCGGATATTATTACGAAGCGCGGGATCGCGGCCTACTTGTCGAAACTGGCCTGCGTCCCGGCGGGGAACGAAGCTGCGCCGCTGAGGCGCAACTTCTTTAG
- a CDS encoding VOC family protein: MTKHLSMLAILVPDYDAGIAFFVGTLGFDLLQDDKIDEEKRWVRVGHPDNQTNFLLARAVGDQRDCIGKQGGDRVWLFLETDDFATDHAAMVANGVHFEETPRVEPYGTVAVFQDPFGNRWDLIEFAQAAD; this comes from the coding sequence ATGACGAAACATCTTTCCATGCTCGCGATCCTCGTGCCCGACTACGACGCGGGGATCGCATTCTTTGTTGGCACGCTTGGCTTTGACCTGCTGCAAGATGACAAAATTGATGAAGAAAAGCGGTGGGTCCGCGTCGGCCACCCGGACAACCAAACCAATTTCCTGCTGGCACGCGCTGTGGGCGACCAGCGCGATTGCATCGGCAAACAAGGCGGCGACCGCGTTTGGCTTTTTCTTGAGACGGATGACTTCGCAACTGATCATGCGGCGATGGTGGCAAATGGCGTCCATTTCGAAGAAACGCCGCGTGTTGAACCCTACGGGACCGTTGCCGTCTTCCAAGACCCGTTCGGCAATCGCTGGGATCTCATCGAATTTGCGCAAGCTGCGGATTAA
- the hisH gene encoding imidazole glycerol phosphate synthase subunit HisH — protein MTTVLIDYDSGNLHSAQKAFERMAAEVGSGAIHVTADPDIVAKADRIVLPGDGAFPHCRAELLARTGLGDAITEAVTARGVPFMGICVGMQMLATTGHEYEPTAGFGWIAGDIHKITPSDPSLKIPHMGWNDLMIDNPHPVLEGIETGEHAYFVHSYAMTVTNPAERLAHVDYAGDITAIVGRDNIIGMQFHPEKSQDAGLRMIGNFLSWKP, from the coding sequence ATGACGACGGTCCTTATCGATTACGACAGCGGCAATTTGCATTCGGCGCAAAAGGCGTTTGAACGGATGGCTGCGGAAGTTGGCAGCGGCGCAATTCACGTCACCGCCGACCCTGACATCGTGGCCAAGGCCGACCGGATCGTGCTGCCCGGCGATGGGGCCTTCCCGCATTGCCGCGCCGAATTGCTGGCCCGCACCGGGCTTGGTGACGCGATCACAGAGGCCGTGACCGCGCGTGGCGTCCCATTCATGGGGATTTGTGTGGGCATGCAAATGCTCGCCACCACGGGTCATGAATATGAACCAACCGCAGGTTTTGGCTGGATTGCAGGCGATATTCACAAAATAACACCGTCCGACCCGTCCTTGAAAATTCCGCATATGGGCTGGAACGATCTGATGATCGACAATCCGCATCCGGTTCTTGAGGGCATTGAAACTGGCGAACACGCGTATTTTGTCCATTCCTATGCGATGACGGTCACCAATCCGGCTGAACGTCTGGCGCATGTTGATTACGCAGGCGATATCACTGCTATTGTCGGACGCGACAACATCATTGGGATGCAGTTCCATCCCGAGAAGAGCCAAGACGCTGGCCTGCGAATGATTGGCAACTTCCTGTCGTGGAAGCCGTAG
- a CDS encoding alpha/beta hydrolase, giving the protein MIHFYHGLIGDHRHFSQVAARLENGVGRCHAPDIPFLDQDYSDVVDDLRDAGLRPTVRVGNSIGCGLAVALAGDDDQLILTAPPFDYSRGMVPLRKAFVRQWIKGLYVQHGAIKGEAAFLQHATAQVHGLLESRAQIKRLRQYKSAAQSFWDDPRLVDLQDRITFVIGDADYTTPTACFLQTVKRRLPRAKVEVWANCGHAVPLDAPDRLAALIRHRSIGLLGRQSQPFALSA; this is encoded by the coding sequence ATGATCCACTTTTACCACGGTCTGATCGGGGACCACCGTCATTTTTCGCAGGTCGCTGCGCGGCTTGAGAATGGCGTCGGACGGTGCCACGCGCCAGATATTCCGTTTCTGGATCAAGACTATAGCGATGTTGTCGATGACCTCCGCGATGCGGGACTGCGACCAACGGTGCGGGTCGGCAATTCCATCGGGTGCGGCTTGGCTGTTGCATTGGCGGGCGACGACGATCAATTGATCCTGACGGCCCCGCCGTTTGATTACAGTCGCGGGATGGTACCGTTACGCAAAGCGTTCGTACGTCAGTGGATCAAGGGTCTTTACGTCCAACATGGTGCGATCAAAGGCGAAGCTGCGTTTCTACAGCACGCAACGGCCCAAGTGCACGGGTTGCTTGAAAGCAGGGCACAGATCAAACGGTTGCGGCAGTACAAATCAGCGGCGCAATCTTTCTGGGACGATCCGCGTTTGGTCGATCTTCAAGACCGGATCACGTTTGTCATCGGGGACGCGGATTACACAACGCCCACCGCATGTTTCCTGCAAACGGTGAAACGGCGTCTGCCACGCGCAAAAGTCGAAGTTTGGGCGAACTGCGGTCACGCGGTGCCCTTAGATGCACCGGACCGCTTGGCTGCTTTGATCCGGCATCGGTCCATTGGACTGCTTGGGCGGCAGTCACAACCATTCGCGTTAAGTGCTTGA
- a CDS encoding DUF302 domain-containing protein, with the protein MKRILTAMTTALSLIGAPLMAETITQNSPKSVSATMDALQAAVEGAGATVFARVNHGAGAASVEMELYDAELLIFGNPRLGTPAMQADIRAGLQLPLRVLVYAGDNGTVVAYESVETLFDGLDVPLDAEFAQRMTGALAMLTGKAIAE; encoded by the coding sequence ATGAAACGTATACTGACTGCCATGACGACGGCACTTTCTCTGATTGGAGCCCCATTGATGGCCGAGACGATCACACAAAACTCACCCAAATCCGTATCTGCAACGATGGACGCGCTTCAGGCTGCTGTTGAAGGCGCGGGTGCGACTGTATTTGCGCGTGTGAACCACGGCGCAGGGGCCGCATCGGTCGAGATGGAGCTTTATGATGCGGAGCTGTTGATCTTTGGCAATCCACGGCTCGGTACGCCTGCGATGCAGGCTGACATTCGTGCGGGCCTGCAATTGCCGCTGCGCGTGCTGGTGTACGCGGGCGACAATGGGACGGTCGTAGCCTACGAAAGCGTCGAGACATTGTTTGACGGGTTGGATGTGCCATTGGACGCTGAATTCGCACAACGCATGACGGGTGCATTGGCCATGCTGACCGGTAAGGCCATCGCGGAGTAA
- a CDS encoding MAPEG family protein — protein sequence MLPITSLYVGLLTLIFLALSYRVIFFRRANRVSLGDADSKDLRQRVRGQANFTEYTPIGLIILACVELQGAPGLAVHILGLMLFAGRLLHAMAFWVHPMNFTYRTYGMILTTLMQAVGAVGLVLHSLL from the coding sequence ATGCTTCCCATCACATCGCTCTACGTGGGCCTTCTGACCCTCATCTTTCTGGCGCTATCGTACCGCGTTATCTTTTTCCGGCGTGCCAATCGCGTCTCGCTTGGCGATGCGGACAGCAAAGATCTGCGCCAACGGGTGCGTGGTCAGGCGAACTTTACCGAATACACACCGATTGGCCTGATCATCCTGGCCTGCGTCGAACTGCAAGGTGCCCCAGGTCTGGCGGTTCATATCCTTGGTCTGATGCTGTTTGCGGGTCGATTGCTGCACGCCATGGCGTTCTGGGTGCACCCGATGAATTTTACCTACCGAACATACGGCATGATCCTGACCACATTGATGCAGGCCGTTGGCGCTGTCGGTCTGGTTCTGCATAGCCTACTATGA
- the hisF gene encoding imidazole glycerol phosphate synthase subunit HisF gives MLKTRIIPCLDVAEGRVVKGVNFVDLIDAGDPVDAAIAYNAAGADELCFLDIMATEENRGTMFDLATRTAEQCFMPLTIGGGVRTHHDVRNLLLAGADKVSFNSAAVANPDVVAEAAMRFGSQCIVVAIDAKTVEPGRWEIFTHGGRRATGIDAVEFARTVVEKGAGEILLTSMDRDGTKSGFNLPLTRAVSDAVNVPVIASGGVGTLDHLVEGVTEGGASAVLAASIFHFGTYSIAEAKTHMENAGIPMRTA, from the coding sequence ATGTTGAAAACACGCATCATCCCCTGCCTGGACGTCGCCGAAGGGCGTGTCGTGAAAGGCGTGAACTTTGTGGACCTTATCGACGCGGGCGATCCCGTTGATGCGGCCATCGCTTATAACGCAGCCGGTGCCGACGAACTTTGCTTCCTCGACATTATGGCCACCGAAGAAAATCGGGGCACGATGTTCGATCTGGCAACGCGGACCGCCGAACAATGTTTCATGCCGTTGACGATTGGCGGCGGGGTACGAACACATCACGACGTGCGCAACCTTCTGCTCGCAGGGGCCGACAAGGTCAGCTTCAATTCAGCGGCTGTGGCCAATCCAGACGTGGTGGCAGAAGCCGCGATGCGCTTTGGCAGCCAATGTATCGTTGTGGCGATTGACGCGAAGACGGTCGAACCGGGCCGCTGGGAAATATTCACCCATGGCGGCCGTCGGGCGACGGGCATCGACGCCGTCGAATTTGCACGCACAGTTGTGGAAAAAGGCGCAGGCGAAATCCTTCTGACTTCCATGGACCGCGACGGCACGAAATCCGGCTTCAACCTGCCGCTGACCCGCGCCGTCAGCGACGCAGTTAACGTACCCGTCATTGCATCAGGCGGTGTCGGCACGCTGGATCACCTTGTTGAGGGCGTCACCGAAGGCGGCGCATCCGCCGTACTTGCGGCGTCCATCTTCCACTTTGGCACTTATTCCATAGCAGAGGCGAAGACC